The following are encoded in a window of Kogia breviceps isolate mKogBre1 chromosome 10, mKogBre1 haplotype 1, whole genome shotgun sequence genomic DNA:
- the PHF1 gene encoding PHD finger protein 1 isoform X7, whose protein sequence is MAQLPRLSRSGAPPLWDPASPAPTSGPRPRLWEGQDVLARWTDGLLYLGTIKKVDSAREVCLVQFEDDSQFLVLWKDISPAALPGEELLCCVCRSETVVPGNRLVSCEKCRHAYHQDCHVPRAPAPGEGEGTSWVCRQCVFAIATKRGGALKKGPYARAMLGMKLSLPYGLKGLDWDAGHLSNRQQSYCYCGGPGEWNLKMLQCRSCLQWFHEACTQCLSKPLLYGDRFYEFECCVCRGGPEKVRRLQLRWVDVAHLVLYHLSVCCKKKYFDFDREILPFTSENWDSLLLGELSDTPKGERSSRLLSALNSHKDRFISGREIKKRKCLFGLHARIPPPVEPPTGDGAPTRPQCLHHPPALTRVTRAAAATTSGPQMPAACPGQCTSCLQPVPSGCSLPSTPLPAPQGPLGMVNPQTGHPWNFTLVFPQTSLKVPPTR, encoded by the exons ATGGCACAGCTCCCCCGGCTGAGCCGCTCTGGTGCCCCCCCACTTTGGGACCCAGCTTCCCCTGCTCCCACCTCAGGCCCCAGGCCTCGACTTTGGGAGGGTCAAGATGTGCTGGCCAGATGGACAGATGGGCTGCTATACTTGGGGACCATCAAAAAG GTGGACAGTGCTCGGGAGGTGTGTCTGGTCCAGTTTGAGGATGATTCCCAGTTTCTGGTTCTATGGAAAGACATCAGCCCTG CTGCCCTCCCTGGGGAGGAACTCCTCTGCTGTGTATGTCGCTCTGAGACTGTGGTCCCTGGGAACCGGCTGGTCAGCTGTGAGAAGTGTCGTCACG CTTATCACCAGGACTGCCACGTTCCAAGGGCCCCAGCCCCCGGAGAGGGAGAGGGCACATCCTGGGTCTGCCGCCAGTGCGTCTTTGCCATCGCTACCAAG AGGGGAGGTGCGCTGAAGAAGGGCCCCTATGCCCGGGCCATGCTGGGCATGAAGCTGTCCCTGCCGTACGGACTAAAGGGGTTGGACTGGGACGCTGGGCATCTGAGCAACCGGCAGCAGAGCTACTGTTACTGTGGTGGCCCTGGGGA GTGGAACCTGAAGATGCTGCAGTGCAGGAGCTGCCTACAGTGGTTCCATGAGGCCTGCACCCAGTGTCTGAGCAAGCCCCTCCTCTATGGGGACAG GTTCTATGAGTTTGAATgctgtgtgtgtcgggggggccCTGAGAAGGTCCGGAGGCTACAGCTTCGGTG GGTGGACGTGGCTCATCTTGTCCTCTACCACCTCAGCGTTTGCTGTAAGAAAAAATACTTTGATTTTGACCGTGAGATCCTCCCCTTCACCTCTGAGAATTGGGACAGTTTGCTCCTTGGGGAG ctctcagACACCCCCAAGGGAGAACGTTCTTCCAGGCTCCTCTCTGCTCTCAATAGCCACAAGGACCG TTTCATTTCAGGGAGGGAGATTAAGAAGAGGAAATGCTTGTTTGGTCTCCATGCTCGGATCCCTCCCCCTGTGGAGCCCCCTACTGGAGATGGAGCCCCCACCAG GCCTCAGTGTCTCCACCACCCTCCAGCCCTAACCAGAGTTACCAGGGCAGCAGCGGCTACAACTTCCGGCCCACAGATGCCCGCTGCCTGCCCAGGTCAGTGCACCTCCTGCCTCCAGCCAG TCCCATCCGGATGTTCGCTTCCTTCCACCCCTCTGCCAGCACCGCAGGGACCTCTGGGGATGGTGAACCCCCAGACAG GTCACCCCTGGAACTTCACATTGGTTTTCCCACAGACCTCCCTAAAAGTGCCCCCCACTCGATGA
- the PHF1 gene encoding PHD finger protein 1 isoform X1 — protein MAQLPRLSRSGAPPLWDPASPAPTSGPRPRLWEGQDVLARWTDGLLYLGTIKKVDSAREVCLVQFEDDSQFLVLWKDISPAALPGEELLCCVCRSETVVPGNRLVSCEKCRHAYHQDCHVPRAPAPGEGEGTSWVCRQCVFAIATKRGGALKKGPYARAMLGMKLSLPYGLKGLDWDAGHLSNRQQSYCYCGGPGEWNLKMLQCRSCLQWFHEACTQCLSKPLLYGDRFYEFECCVCRGGPEKVRRLQLRWVDVAHLVLYHLSVCCKKKYFDFDREILPFTSENWDSLLLGELSDTPKGERSSRLLSALNSHKDRFISGREIKKRKCLFGLHARIPPPVEPPTGDGAPTSFPSGQGPGGGVSRPLGKRRRPEPEPLRRRQKGKMEELGPPSAVRNQPEPQEQRERARLQRALQASVSPPPSSPNQSYQGSSGYNFRPTDARCLPRSVHLLPPASSPIRMFASFHPSASTAGTSGDGEPPDRSPLELHIGFPTDLPKSAPHSMTASSSSVPAPSPGLPRRSAPPSPLCRSLSPGTGGGVRGGVGYLSRGDPVRVLARRVRPDGSVQYLVEWGGGGIF, from the exons ATGGCACAGCTCCCCCGGCTGAGCCGCTCTGGTGCCCCCCCACTTTGGGACCCAGCTTCCCCTGCTCCCACCTCAGGCCCCAGGCCTCGACTTTGGGAGGGTCAAGATGTGCTGGCCAGATGGACAGATGGGCTGCTATACTTGGGGACCATCAAAAAG GTGGACAGTGCTCGGGAGGTGTGTCTGGTCCAGTTTGAGGATGATTCCCAGTTTCTGGTTCTATGGAAAGACATCAGCCCTG CTGCCCTCCCTGGGGAGGAACTCCTCTGCTGTGTATGTCGCTCTGAGACTGTGGTCCCTGGGAACCGGCTGGTCAGCTGTGAGAAGTGTCGTCACG CTTATCACCAGGACTGCCACGTTCCAAGGGCCCCAGCCCCCGGAGAGGGAGAGGGCACATCCTGGGTCTGCCGCCAGTGCGTCTTTGCCATCGCTACCAAG AGGGGAGGTGCGCTGAAGAAGGGCCCCTATGCCCGGGCCATGCTGGGCATGAAGCTGTCCCTGCCGTACGGACTAAAGGGGTTGGACTGGGACGCTGGGCATCTGAGCAACCGGCAGCAGAGCTACTGTTACTGTGGTGGCCCTGGGGA GTGGAACCTGAAGATGCTGCAGTGCAGGAGCTGCCTACAGTGGTTCCATGAGGCCTGCACCCAGTGTCTGAGCAAGCCCCTCCTCTATGGGGACAG GTTCTATGAGTTTGAATgctgtgtgtgtcgggggggccCTGAGAAGGTCCGGAGGCTACAGCTTCGGTG GGTGGACGTGGCTCATCTTGTCCTCTACCACCTCAGCGTTTGCTGTAAGAAAAAATACTTTGATTTTGACCGTGAGATCCTCCCCTTCACCTCTGAGAATTGGGACAGTTTGCTCCTTGGGGAG ctctcagACACCCCCAAGGGAGAACGTTCTTCCAGGCTCCTCTCTGCTCTCAATAGCCACAAGGACCG TTTCATTTCAGGGAGGGAGATTAAGAAGAGGAAATGCTTGTTTGGTCTCCATGCTCGGATCCCTCCCCCTGTGGAGCCCCCTACTGGAGATGGAGCCCCCACCAG CTTCCCTTcagggcagggccctgggggaggggtctCACGTCCCCTGGGGAAGCGCCGGAGGCCggagccagagcccctgaggaGGAGGCAGAAGGGGAAAATGGAGGAGCTGGGGCCACCCTCAGCAGTGCGCAACCAGCCCGAGCCCCAGGAGCAGAGGGAGCGGGCTCGTCTGCAGAGGGCACTGCAG GCCTCAGTGTCTCCACCACCCTCCAGCCCTAACCAGAGTTACCAGGGCAGCAGCGGCTACAACTTCCGGCCCACAGATGCCCGCTGCCTGCCCAGGTCAGTGCACCTCCTGCCTCCAGCCAG cagTCCCATCCGGATGTTCGCTTCCTTCCACCCCTCTGCCAGCACCGCAGGGACCTCTGGGGATGGTGAACCCCCAGACAG GTCACCCCTGGAACTTCACATTGGTTTTCCCACAGACCTCCCTAAAAGTGCCCCCCACTCGATGACTGCCTCATCTTCCTcagtcccagccccctccccaggtctTCCTAGACGCTCAGCACCCCCTTCTCCCCTGTGCCGTAGTTTGTCTCCTGGAACTGGGGGAGGAGTCCGAGGTGGGGTCGGCTACCTGTCCCGAGGGGACCCCGTCCGGGTCCTTGCTCGTAGAGTACGGCCTGATGGCTCTGTGCAGTACCTGGttgagtggggaggagggggcatctTCTGA
- the PHF1 gene encoding PHD finger protein 1 isoform X6 has product MAQLPRLSRSGAPPLWDPASPAPTSGPRPRLWEGQDVLARWTDGLLYLGTIKKVDSAREVCLVQFEDDSQFLVLWKDISPAALPGEELLCCVCRSETVVPGNRLVSCEKCRHAYHQDCHVPRAPAPGEGEGTSWVCRQCVFAIATKRGGALKKGPYARAMLGMKLSLPYGLKGLDWDAGHLSNRQQSYCYCGGPGEWNLKMLQCRSCLQWFHEACTQCLSKPLLYGDRFYEFECCVCRGGPEKVRRLQLRWVDVAHLVLYHLSVCCKKKYFDFDREILPFTSENWDSLLLGELSDTPKGERSSRLLSALNSHKDRFISGREIKKRKCLFGLHARIPPPVEPPTGDGAPTRPQCLHHPPALTRVTRAAAATTSGPQMPAACPGQCTSCLQPAVPSGCSLPSTPLPAPQGPLGMVNPQTGHPWNFTLVFPQTSLKVPPTR; this is encoded by the exons ATGGCACAGCTCCCCCGGCTGAGCCGCTCTGGTGCCCCCCCACTTTGGGACCCAGCTTCCCCTGCTCCCACCTCAGGCCCCAGGCCTCGACTTTGGGAGGGTCAAGATGTGCTGGCCAGATGGACAGATGGGCTGCTATACTTGGGGACCATCAAAAAG GTGGACAGTGCTCGGGAGGTGTGTCTGGTCCAGTTTGAGGATGATTCCCAGTTTCTGGTTCTATGGAAAGACATCAGCCCTG CTGCCCTCCCTGGGGAGGAACTCCTCTGCTGTGTATGTCGCTCTGAGACTGTGGTCCCTGGGAACCGGCTGGTCAGCTGTGAGAAGTGTCGTCACG CTTATCACCAGGACTGCCACGTTCCAAGGGCCCCAGCCCCCGGAGAGGGAGAGGGCACATCCTGGGTCTGCCGCCAGTGCGTCTTTGCCATCGCTACCAAG AGGGGAGGTGCGCTGAAGAAGGGCCCCTATGCCCGGGCCATGCTGGGCATGAAGCTGTCCCTGCCGTACGGACTAAAGGGGTTGGACTGGGACGCTGGGCATCTGAGCAACCGGCAGCAGAGCTACTGTTACTGTGGTGGCCCTGGGGA GTGGAACCTGAAGATGCTGCAGTGCAGGAGCTGCCTACAGTGGTTCCATGAGGCCTGCACCCAGTGTCTGAGCAAGCCCCTCCTCTATGGGGACAG GTTCTATGAGTTTGAATgctgtgtgtgtcgggggggccCTGAGAAGGTCCGGAGGCTACAGCTTCGGTG GGTGGACGTGGCTCATCTTGTCCTCTACCACCTCAGCGTTTGCTGTAAGAAAAAATACTTTGATTTTGACCGTGAGATCCTCCCCTTCACCTCTGAGAATTGGGACAGTTTGCTCCTTGGGGAG ctctcagACACCCCCAAGGGAGAACGTTCTTCCAGGCTCCTCTCTGCTCTCAATAGCCACAAGGACCG TTTCATTTCAGGGAGGGAGATTAAGAAGAGGAAATGCTTGTTTGGTCTCCATGCTCGGATCCCTCCCCCTGTGGAGCCCCCTACTGGAGATGGAGCCCCCACCAG GCCTCAGTGTCTCCACCACCCTCCAGCCCTAACCAGAGTTACCAGGGCAGCAGCGGCTACAACTTCCGGCCCACAGATGCCCGCTGCCTGCCCAGGTCAGTGCACCTCCTGCCTCCAGCCAG cagTCCCATCCGGATGTTCGCTTCCTTCCACCCCTCTGCCAGCACCGCAGGGACCTCTGGGGATGGTGAACCCCCAGACAG GTCACCCCTGGAACTTCACATTGGTTTTCCCACAGACCTCCCTAAAAGTGCCCCCCACTCGATGA